The following are from one region of the Salvia hispanica cultivar TCC Black 2014 chromosome 1, UniMelb_Shisp_WGS_1.0, whole genome shotgun sequence genome:
- the LOC125215463 gene encoding calcium uniporter protein 5, mitochondrial-like, with translation MWRNPAANLLRRALRSPVSSHAARLSTPAPSIRRYSAGEGEGDGNGNGNAMTYVEAKRLMRLVNVGALKEKLGMEDKEVIPYAELLQACESIGVAKSAAEAAEFARVLDEAGVVLLFRDRVYLHPDKVVDLVRKAVPLSLMPEDDASKVELQELQEKKEQIDMLAHKQVRRILWTGLGLAVCQVGLFFRLTFWEFSWDVMEPIAFFTTTTGIVIGYAYFLITSRDPSYQDLLKRLFLSRQRKLIKRHNFDIQRLLELQKKCRVPHDTCSSIKKRTGVELEPEDLLHNR, from the exons atgtGGAGAAATCCAGCTGCCAATTTGCTGAGGCGTGCGCTGAGATCCCCGGTTTCGTCTCACGCCGCTCGATTATCAACACCGGCGCCGTCAATCCGCCGCTACAGCGCCGGCGAGGGAGAGGGGGATGGGAATGGGAATGGGAATGCGATGACGTATGTAGAGGCGAAGAGATTGATGAGGCTGGTGAATGTGGGGGCGCTGAAGGAGAAGCTAGGGATGGAGGACAAGGAGGTGATTCCCTACGCGGAGCTTCTCCAAGCGTGCGAGAGCATCGGCGTCGCGAAGTCGGCGGCGGAGGCTGCGGAGTTTGCTCGAGTGCTGGATGAGGCCGGGGTTGTATTGCTGTTCCGCGACAGAGTGTATCTCCATCCCGATAAG GTTGTAGATTTGGTTAGGAAGGCAGTGCCCCTTTCCCTTATGCCTGAAGACGACGCTTCCAAAGTCGAGCTCCAGGAGCTGCAGGAGAAGAAGGAGCAAATTGATATGCTGGCACACAAGCAAGTCCGTCGTATATTGTGGACTGGATTGGGGCTTGCTGTGTGCCAGGTCGGACTCTTCTTTCGTCTCACATTCTGGGAATTTTCTTGGGACGTAATGGAGCCAATTGCCTTCTTTACAACCACAACGGGGATAGTCATAGGCTACGCCTATTTCCTGATCACTTCAAGAGATCCGTCATACCAAGATCTGCTGAAGAGGCTCTTCCTCTCGAGGCAGAGGAAGCTCATCAAGAGGCACAATTTTGATATCCAGAGGCTGTTGGAGTTGCAGAAGAAATGCAGGGTGCCTCATGATACATGTTCATCCATCAAGAAACGGACTGGGGTCGAATTGGAACCGGAGGACCTTCTTCACAATCGTTGA
- the LOC125219090 gene encoding auxilin-related protein 2-like encodes MDDLDVLARDFGLGARGKSNPMRSNAPERRSMDDPLFSDVFGGQPKYTSSSNFGGMNKQSDFDYDSIFKSSAAAEQPKNGSSNKSSMPVYDKPVYDEDIFDGLPGLKSKSPPPSVKFDDDVFVSMSSPSMGNGPNREYDDLLGNLGRKEKVGDENISSGAKSSSSSKGYDDLFAGFASSNSPVRDRTRSVPESGWSSMPNSGLKNGLDDPFVVLESSSTQHSSFTVPKDPLDEISKFNKSRSTRAEVSSGSGGAFDYIDPLSTFAKPASFSSGKDKREKGGSPSRSETPKPATAREPMENSYFGFSESNNMNNVPVDQEPPLFDVPNVSSDFQKPSGQTSPPQYYETVSEVDMSPTSGQGNKSDEVWLTVSEIPLFTQPTAAPPPSRPPPPIPRQASMSETGSFTSSFQKQSDGFVSSSNYNQHPQTRPSAKSPPVSQFDELDDFASGRSHNSFDESANLHHGTETNDFSAAAASAAAMKDAMDKAEAKFRHAKEVREREHAKASRNREPGPIENDEQGSQEEYRESQERLNRERRQKEEEEKEQRRLEREKLREIEREKARQAVERATREARERAAAEARERATAEARLKAERAAVEKANAEARGRAERAAVQRAQTEARERAAAEAKGRAEKAAAEARERAAAEAREKEARERSAAVRAEADARRQAERAAVQRAAAEARERAAAEARERAASAAKMNQQKNDNDLESFFSMNRASSVPRARTSSTDPFFDQQFQSKGESDAARRTPPSTGASSNLKKASSTSNFVDDLSSIFGATTTSGEFPEVEGENEERRRARMERHQRTQERAAKALAEKNQRDLQAQREQEERHRIAETLDFEIKRWAAGKETNLRALLSTLQYVLWPECGWQPVSLTDLITGASVKKVYRKATLCIHPDKVQQKGATLQQKYIAEKVFDLLKEAWNKFNSEELF; translated from the exons ATGGACGATCTGGATGTGCTCGCCCGCGATTTTGGATTGGGAGCTCGGGGGAAATCCAATCCGATGCGGTCTAATGCGCCGGAGCGTCGATCGATGGACGATCCATTGTTTAGCGACGTCTTCGGCGGCCAGCCAAAGTACACCTCCAGCTCAAACTTCGGTGGCATGAACAAGCAGAGCGATTTTGACTATGATTCAATCTTCAAGTCATCTGCTGCGGCTGAACAGCCGAAGAATGGTAGTAGCAATAAATCATCGATGCCGGTGTATGATAAGCCGGTATACGATGAGGATATATTCGATGGGCTCCCCGGATTGAAGAGCAAATCCCCGCCCCCTTCTGTGAAATTTGACGATGACGTGTTTGTGTCCATGTCCTCGCCTTCAATGGGCAATGGTCCAAATAGGGAATATGATGATTTGTTGGGGAATTTGGGGAGGAAGGAAAAAGTGGGGGATGAAAACATTAGTAGTGGTGCTAAAAGCAGCTCAAGTTCGAAGGGCTATGATGATTTATTTGCTGGGTTTGCGAGTAGCAATTCCCCTGTTAGAGACAG AACCAGATCAGTACCAGAGTCAGGATGGAGTTCTATGCCAAATTCTGGCTTAAAGAATGGCTTGGATGATCCTTTTGTAGTTCTGGAGTCAAGTTCGACACAACACTCATCGTTCACAGTACCTAAAGATCCTCTTGatgaaattagtaaatttaataaatctagGAGCACGAGGGCTGAAGTTTCATCTGGTAGTGGAGGAGCATTTGATTACATAGATCCTCTCAGCACTTTTGCAAAACCTGCATCATTTTCCTCTGGAAAGGATAAAAGAGAGAAGGGTGGGAGTCCTTCTCGATCTGAAACACCCAAACCTGCTACTGCCAGAGAACCGATGGAGAACTCTTATTTTGGATTTTCGGAGAGCAACAACATGAACAATGTTCCTGTAGATCAGGAACCTCCCTTGTTTGACGTGCCAAATGTTTCTTCAGATTTTCAAAAACCTTCTGGTCAAACTTCTCCTCCCCAATATTATGAAACGGTCTCAGAGGTTGATATGTCTCCTACATCTGGACAAGGAAATAAGTCTGATGAAGTATGGCTGACTGTATCAGAGATTCCTCTTTTTACACAACCCACTGCTGCTCCACCACCATCACGACCACCTCCACCCATACCTCGACAAGCTTCAATGTCAGAAACAGGTTCTTTTACTTCCAGTTTCCAAAAGCAGAGTGATGGGTTTGTATCATCATCAAATTATAATCAACACCCCCAAACCAGGCCTTCTGCCAAGAGCCCTCCCGTCTCACAGTTTGATGAGCTTGATGACTTTGCCAGTGGTAGGTCACATAACAGTTTCGACGAAAGTGCCAATCTACACCACGGTACAGAGACCAATGATTTCTCTGCCGCAGCTGCATCAGCTGCTGCTATGAAGGATGCTATGGACAAAGCAGAGGCTAAATTCAGACATGCTAAGGAAGTCCGTGAAAGAGAACATGCAAAAGCTTCCAGAAATAGAGAGCCTGGGCCAATTGAGAATGATGAACAAGGTAGCCAGGAGGAATATAGGGAAAGTCAAGAGAGATTAAATCGTGAAAGGAGACagaaggaagaggaagaaaaggAGCAAAGGAGACTTGAAAGGgagaaattaagagagattGAGAGGGAGAAGGCTAGGCAAGCTGTAGAAAGGGCTACCAGGGAAGCTCGTGAAAGAGCAGCAGCCGAGGCACGTGAAAGAGCGACTGCTGAAGCTCGATTAAAAGCTGAAAGGGCTGCTGTTGAGAAAGCGAATGCTGAAGCCCGAGGACGCGCGGAAAGAGCAGCAGTTCAGAGGGCACAAACTGAAGCCCGCGAAAGAGCTGCAGCAGAAGCTAAAGGAAGGGCGGAGAAGGCTGCTGCAGAAGCTAGGGAAAGGGCTGCTGCAGAAGCTAGGGAGAAAGAAGCGCGGGAAAGATCTGCAGCAGTAAGGGCAGAAGCAGATGCGAGGCGCCAAGCTGAACGAGCTGCTGTTCAAAGGGCTGCAGCAGAGGCTCGGGAGAGAGCTGCTGCAGAAGCTCGAGAAAGGGCTGCCTCAGCTGCAAAGATGAATCAACAAAAGAACGACAATGATTTAGAATCATTTTTCAGCATGAATCGAGCAAGCAGTGTACCAAGAGCAAGAACAAGCTCAACT gATCCTTTCTTTGATCAACAGTTTCAGAGCAAGGGTGAGTCTGACGCTGCAAGGAGGACGCCGCCATCAACTGGGGCATCGTCTAACTTAAAGAAAGCTTCTTCCACTAGCAACTTTGTTGATGACCtatcttctatttttggag CTACTACAACATCTGGAGAATTTCCGgaagttgaaggagaaaatgaagagagaagaagagccAGAATGGAACGCCATCAACGCACTCAAGAGAGAGCG GCCAAAGCATTGGCTGAAAAAAATCAGCGGGACCTTCAAGCTCAGAGGGAACAAGAAGAAAGACAT AGGATTGCTGAGACCTTAGATTTTGAAATCAAGCGTTGGGCAGCTGGAAAGGAAACAAATTTGCGTGCGCTGCTATCAACGTTGCAATAT GTGCTTTGGCCTGAATGTGGCTGGCAGCCTGTGTCGTTGACAGACTTGATCACTGGTGCCTCCGTTAAAAAGGTTTATAGGAAAGCCACTCTTTGCATTCATCCCGACAAGGTACAGCAAAAGGGTGCTACTCTCCAACAGAAATACATTGCTGAAAAGGTGTTTGACCTGCTAAAG GAAGCTTGGAATAAATTCAACTCAGAGGAGCTCTTCTAA
- the LOC125201707 gene encoding TLC domain-containing protein 4-B-like produces the protein MKTELMDMVPIKKLQWLSSVFCGIFMCKIVYDLTGAISASFFKGYSKLSNKDKLEWNNRGFSTFHSIVVAAGSLYLLLFSDLFVDSEDVLFINKSSTLSETIMGVSIGYFLSDLAMIIYNYPALGGIEYILHHGLSMFSIVQSLLSGQAQFYIFIVLFTEITTPFVNLRWRLDVAGLKNSKLYIYNGVALFIGWLVARIILFVFLFFHMFVHFDQVKKVYWLGFYSLIAIPSVLSLMNLFWFWKIARGMVKTLRKSKQT, from the exons ATGAAAACTGAGCTGATGGATATGGTTCCAATCAAGAAACTGCAGTGGCTCTCGTCTGTTTTTTGTGGGATTTTTATGTGCAAGATT GTATATGACTTAACAGGAGCAATCAGTGCTTCATTTTTCAAGGGATACAGCAAGCTTAGCAACAAAGATAAGCTCGAATGGAACAATAG GGGGTTCTCCACTTTCCACTCCATTGTCGTAGCTGCTGGTTCTCTGTATCTGCTTCTGTTTTCAGATCTCTTTGTCGATAGTGAAGATGTGTTGTTTATCAACAAGTCCTCGACTCTATCAGAAACCATAATGGGG GTATCAATTGGCTACTTTCTCTCTGACCTGGCAATGATTATTTACAATTATCCAGCTTTAGGTGGAATTGAGTAT ATCCTACATCATGGGCTATCCATGTTTTCCATCGTTCAGTCCCTCTTGAGTGGTCAAGCACAATTTTACATATTCATTGTTCTGTTTACAGAAATCACTACCCCGTTTGTTAATTTGAGATG GCGTCTTGATGTTGCTGGACTGAAGAATTCAAAACTTTACATTTACAATGGTGTGGCGTTGTTCATAGGGTGGTTG GTTGCAAGGATCATTTTGTTTGTGTTCCTATTCTTCCACATGTTTGTCCATTTTGATCAG GTGAAGAAAGTCTACTGGTTGGGGTTCTACAGCTTGATTGCAATACCTTCAGTGCTGTCACTGATGAACTTGTTCTGGTTCTGGAAAATCGCGAGAGGTATGGTAAAAACCTTGAGAAAGTCGAAACAGACCTAA